The Granulicella arctica genome segment GGTGGCTGCGATCTCCCGCGCGCGAGCAGAGCAAAGTGTCGTGGGAAGCTCAGGCTGTCTGCGGCTTTCAAGCATCGCGATCACGTCGGCGATGCTTGTGCCTTCTCGCAACCAGAGACGGGCAGAAGCCATGTCTACAGTCCGCTGGGCGTAGTACGTGGGGTTGGGCTTATCAGAGCGGTGCGAAGCCAGCTCCAGGGTGAGCGTCAGGGCTTCTTTTCCGTGGGCAAGCTCACGCGAAACCCAAGCCCAATCATGCTCGGAGTTGGTCTGCATATCGCGACGGATCGGCTGCTGCGGGACAGGCGGGATCATGCAGGCTTCGCGCAAGACATACAGATGAAAATCATCCGGCTGGTAGGTCGCGTCCGAAAGGTATTGGACGGTGACGAGCTGCGCGGGATCGTACTTGCAATTCTTGAATCCGGGGATGCGAAGAACCCGGTTGCAGTCGGTGCAGGAGATGTCGCCGTGGAATGCCATCGCGAGGAGCTTGAGCGTCATCTCTTGCGTGTAGAAGTCGAAATCCTCTACGCGCCACAACACCTGGTATTTCCCCGCCGATGTAGAGACGATGACGTTCGGCTCCGGTACAAGCTCCGAGGTCCGGAGCGCAGCCAGCCGGGCCTCTCCGTTCACGTCAATGTCGATATAGAGATGGCGAATGGAAGCGATGCAATCCTTAGTGCGCTTCCGGCTGCCGGAGAGAAGCGGATTTGCAGCCACATAGAGGTTCGCTCCATTACGGTTTTCATGAGCGAGCCAGCCCCGGTAACGAGGTGCGAGCGCACGTTCCAAAGGAACGATCCGTTGCTGTGTCTTTGCGGTGCTCTCGTTGCGAAGCAAGAGAGCGATGGTGTCACCCGGAGCGAAGCAACGGGTGAGAAAGTCTTGGGCAACTTCCTTCATGGAACCACCTCCATTCATGTGTCTGCGAGCGCGATGCCACGGGCCTTTAGCAGCCGAAGAGGTCCGGCTCGATGCCGGACTCTTCGGAGAGGAGGAAGGGGCCTATGCGGCCTCTTCCTCGGTGGATTCATCATCGTCATCCGCTGCCGCTTTCTGAGCCCGATCCAGCTTGAGAATCGAGTTCACCCGGATCTCCCAGATGGTCACTTCGGTGTTGGTCTTCGTGCTGTCGTACTTGCGGCTGCGCAGCTCGCCCTCGACCTGGATATGAGCGCCCTTCTTGAGCGTGGCGGCGAACTCTCCGAGCTTGCCGAAGACCACGCAACGGTGCCATTCGGTGTGCTCGATGTACTTGCCGTCCTTCTTGTAGGAGCTCTTGGTTGCCAGCGAGAGAGTGGTGAGGCTGCGGTCGTTGTTGGTGCGAACCTCTGCGTCGTTGCCGAGGAATCCGATGAGGGTGACTTTGTTTGAGTACATGGTGGTGATCTCCGTTTCGTTGAATTTCCCGTATCCTGCTCGGGTCACACTTGGCAAAGCCAGCGAGTGGGCCCGGCTCCCAAGTGCCAAGGAGTGCTTTCTTGGCGGGGCCCGAAAGAAGTTTGCGCGGCGTTCGTTGCCGCGGTTCTCAAACTTCTTTTGGGAGGAACCGAGACCCTGAAAGGGCGCTGTAAGCGAAGCAGAACGACGCCGTGCCGCCGGGCGCCGGTTTGGCCCCGAAGCGTGACCCCGAGCAGAGGACGGGATACGAGGCGGAAGGCTCCCCAATGCACCGAAGTCAGACTCTTGATCTCGGCGCTTGAAGTTCGCCCGAACCGCAGCTATCTTCCGAGCGGCAAAGGCTCCATCGAAGGACGGCATCGAGTACCCGCCGTTGCGTTCACGGTAGCTCTCAGCCGCTATGCTGGGCGCTTTCAGAGACGAGTTGGGCTGTGCAGCCGATTTGGCAGCATGACGGTACATCGGAGTGACCTCGATTCGGGTTAGGTTCTCTAGCTGTATGCCTGGGGCTCAGGCGGCGGAAGCACGATAGATGTCCTCCGTCTGGAAGCTCTGGTCTGCATGGGTATATCCGGTCACGGTAATCAGCTCGCGCACTCGGCGACGGCCCGTGACATCGCGCTCGCAGTACAGAACGAAGTCAATTGCTTCCGCTGTCTCGGAGCGGATGAATGCGTGATTGAGATTGGCCCGCGCACTCAAGGCCAAGTCCGAGAGCCTGTTCAGCGCGTCCCAAGCGGACTTCGCATGGATGGTGGAGAGCGTCCCACCATGCCCCGTATTCATCGCTTGCAGCAGGTCATAGCCGCACTCATCGCGTATCTCGCCCATAATGATGCGGTCGGGACGGTGACGCAGAGCGGCGGCCAATAGCTGGCTGGGAGTGATGCCAACCTGACCGGGAATCGCCTCGACAGCCTCCCAACGGACGGCATTGGGATGCGACACCTTCAGCTCTGCCGGTTGCTCGATGACAACAAGGCGCTCCTGCTGGGGAACGTGGTCAAGCAAAGCCTTCATCAAGGTCGTCTTTCCTGAGCTGGTTCCGCCGCTGATGATCCCATTCTTTCGTTCGTTGATAAAGCCGATTACCTTATCTCGGACCGGCTCCGGCAAGCTACCAGCCGCGATCAGCTCATCGGAGGTGTACCAGCGGTTGAATTTGCGGATGGTCAGGGTTGGGCCGTTGATCGAAGACGGGGCACCCACGACCGCCACACGCGAGCCATCCGGTAAGCGCGTATTGAGGATCGGATTCTGGGTAGTGAGGTCCTGTCCAAGGATGCGCGCCACGCGCTCAATGGCAGCCTGCAGCCGGTCGTTCGAATACGGTGTCGCCAGGGGGATATGCTCGACGATGCCGTTCCGGTCCGCATAAACTCCGGTGGTGCCATTCACCATGAGGTCGGAGATGGAAGGGTCAAGCAGGAGCGCCCGCAACTCCTCGGGAAAGAACGGCAGTATAAGGTGGTAGCTCATCGTGTCGCTCCTGCAGCAGGCATTGCCGGGAGGGCCGGCAACGCTGTAGTGGTTCCTGGCGCTATCGGGTCGACCGAAAGCCTGTTCTCGTGGAACTCCGTGATGGTCAATCCAAGCGGATTGATCGTCTCGAACTGCGGAAAGATGCGGGCCTGGTCGCTGACCTGTTTCGGATTCAGATAGTAGGTAATACTGAGCATCCAATGCTCCGTGCGAGGCTCGCGGGAGTTCTGGGCGGAATAGAACCTATCAATCGCAACAAGGGCTGTCCCACGGGCGATCCGTACGCCCTGAACGGTCTCGTCCGACATCGACGTGATCGTGACGTTCTTCACTTGCACGTCGCTCGTCTCGATCTGCCCCGCCACCACTTGCGAGACAAGATGATTGGCGTTGTCCGCGGTCATCAACTGCGAGGCAAGCGTCTGCGACAGAAAGTAGTAGTTGAGAGGGTATTTCTTGGCGATGGTGTCCCGGCCAATCGTGTAGCGATAGTTGGCCCAATCGGTGAGGTACGTCCGCACCTCTCCCTCACGCGGGCTGTAGTTCAGATCGCTGTATTGGATCGCCTGGGCGCGGCCCATCTCATCGATCCGGATGTAGCGATTCGCAATGGGACGATGTGCCAGAGAGAAGTTGAGCCACATCGAACCGAGTAGCACAACCGTCCCGCAACCGATGGCGAGACGGTAGGCTTTGCGCTCGGCATAATGGGAGGCATAGACCTCATTTCCGATGTGGTCGGTGAGCAGGGCTTGCTCCGGCGTCAGCGCGCTTTCAACGGGTGCTGTGTGTGTGGACATGAGGATCTTGACTCCTTTCCGAGACGGCGTGGAAAACGACATAGGCGTAGATGAATCCGTAGACGATCACGCCTATCAAGAAAAGCCACAGGAGGGGGCGAACGATGCGCCAAATGCCTGTAGCTCTACCGAAGAAATAACCGAATAGAAAGTCCCACATATGCTTATGCGCCTCCTGCTCGAACTGCGATTGTGGCGAGTCCTCCGGCAACGTCTGAAGCCCTCGATGCCAGTCCTGCCGCGCCACCAAAGATGGACTGAGTCATGCTCGGAATGAACAGCATATTAATGATGAAAGCGACGAAGACCATTAAGCAAGGGATCAAATTCGCAATCCACATATCCATCGAATAGTTGCCGTTGAAGGTCTGCTGAAGGAATCCATTCATGAATCCGGCCCACACATAGATGAAGGCGGCCGCGACAGCGCGAATCATAGCGAAGCTGATGAGCACATCAAGGAAGTGGAAGAACTTTGCTTTGAAGGTCTGTGTCATGAGCAACGGCACAAAGACAGGACCAAAGAGCGCCGTCACTCCGTAGAGGATGAAGGCGCTGCAATTGATGACGAACAAGATGGCTGATGCCAAGCCAAGCATGATCTGGACGAGTACATAGCAGAGGATCTGAACGGGTGCGGTGAAAGACGGCATGGACGTTCCATCGCCGGCGTTCTTGAGAAGCTGGAGCAACTGGTCGAGCGAATGTTGATCGAACGCCGCGACCATCGCCTGTGCGATGTATGAAAAGAAGTGATTGATGCCGAAGCTGGCACCGGGAAACGGATTGACCCAATAGTTCAGCAGCAAGCTGCACACGATGAGCTTGAGCAGGAAGTGGGTAAGGTCGCCCGCACGCACGGGATGGTGATGCAGCCGGAACGTCATCGTGCTGGTGTTCCAGTTGATGACCATGTTCACAAGGGTGAAGAGAGAGATGCAGCTCAGCTCCGTCCAACCGAACTGGGTCAACGCGCCGCCGTTCTGCGTGGTGAGGTTGGTCAGGTTGTTGGTGAACTGGTAGAGCCAGTCCATGCCCGACGATGCGGACGGCAGTGCTTGTGCGAGAACGGCGATGCTCATATCGGTCTCCGGTGACATCAGGGGATATAGCTCTTCCAAGTCTTGCCTTCGTTACCAGCGGCGGAATTATGCCGCTTCTTGTCCTGCTCTACCTTCTTGCGAAACGCTTCATCCTGCCGCTCGCGCTCCTAGGCGTCGTGCTGTTGCTGCTGAAGGATAGCGGCGGCCTTGTGAGCCTCATGACTCTGGTAAATCACGGCGCTGCAGATGGCCGTCAGCGCCGCAAGGATCGCGAGCAGTATCTTGGTGTTGATCGCTTTCGGCATCGCGTCTCCGAATCAGGGAAGATAGGTCTGCCAGGTGTTGCTTTCGTTCGCCGCACTCACGTTGTTGGTCGAACGTTGCTGCTGAACAAAGGCGGCGGTATTTAGGTCTTGTGCCGCAGCGTTCCTGCGCTCCATATTGGTGACGGTCATCTGTGAAGCGAGGCAAGCCTGCAAGACGCCCTGCGATTGCATCTCGGACATCTTCTGCGCTTCCGCTGCATTCAGGAGATTGAGCTGTTCGACTTCGGTGTTGGTGCCATCGCTAGCGTCGAGCTGCTGCGAGGCGAGCGTGTTGTTCGCGGTAACGTTCTGTGTCCGCGCACCTCTGTACTGGCCGACAGCCGTAAGGCAGTCGGGAGAGATGGAGTCCGACGCCTCGATCATGGCGAGTTGCGAGAGCTGGGCACTCCCCGGGGTCTGTCCTTGCAGGTAGGTGGTTGTGTTCCCGCTTACCTTGATCGTTCCGGCTGTCCACGCCGTGGACGACGCGCTGGGCGAGTTGGTATTGAGCGCGATGCTCATGCCGCTCGTCTCGCCAAACATATTCGTGACGTTGGCGTTCTTCATGGCATTCAAGGTTGTCTGCCACTGCTGCTTGAGCGAGAAGTGCGTCACGTTGTTCTTGAGCATCTTGTATTGCGTCTCCAGCGTCGTGAGCTGGGAGACGAGACTGGCGTAGCTGGTTGGGTCGAAGACGATGTCGCCGATCCCGAAGAGAGCGAAGCTGGGTGTGGCGGTCAACAACAGCAGACCGCCGGTTAGAAGATACTTGTTGCGTTTGGTCATCACGAGTTTCATACAGCCTCCTTTGGGTGAAAAAGCTAGAAGCACTGCGGGCAGGTGGGGTCCAACCTGTCCAGGGAAAAGTGACGGATGTCGGTCACGATCTTGCATGGAAACTCCGTCACAGCGTCAACGGTCTGGATAAACCATTCGAGCGTGCTGGCTACAGAGCTACGTCCAACAGGCGAGAGGAGAAGAGTGAGAGCCAGCGTGGATGCACTGACTGAGACAATGAGCCTGTTGCGTCTTGTAATCGCGAGTGTGGTCATGCGGTTTTCCTCTCTCACAAGAGCATTTACATGGTTGGATCGACGCGATGCTGCGCGTAGGACGGGATGAGGATGTCGCGCCCGACGTATACGCGGGCACGGGAACCTTCCTTAAGCGTGATGACAGGCAGCCGATTCAGGAAGTGGTTCAACACCTGCTCACCCTCGGTGGCCGACTGCTCGGAGATCCCGCTGCGTATCTGAGAGGACGCCGTAAGCACGCTGCCGTTGTTTCCGATCTGCGCCAATCCACCTAAACCGCCAACGGCAGCCGCCGCGCCAAACGCCATCAGATAGCCGTGGTCTACTTTCGTTGCAAGGCCGGTTGTGCCAAGTGGGTCAAGGCCGATGTACTTGTCGAAGTCAAGCGAGAACCCATCCGGGCAAACGGCGCGATGGAAGGTGACGAACATCTTGCGCTGTTGCGCATTGCCGACGCTCTGTACTGTGCCGATCAGGCGAGTACCCTGCGGCATGAGAAGCTGCTGATGGTCGTGCGAGTAGTAGTCGGTGGTGAGCATAACCAGGATCGGGCCACTCAACCCACCGTCAATATGGTTGGTAACAACCCCTTCAAATACCGTTCCCTCGAAGACGCGATAAAGACGGCCCTGATAGTTATCGAAGTCGTATTCAGCCATCGGGTCGGCCTTGGAATCTGATTTCGACGGCTTGGCAGAAGTGGTTTGTACGATTCCGGGTTTGTCGCTTGCGCTGCTGGAAGATGTCCCAGCGGCCACCTCCGTAGCCGTCTGGGAGCGTGCCTCCTCACGCTCCCCCATGACAGCCGTTGCCGCTTGCGGCGGAACGGCGGCACCGGGTGCTGCGCCCGCGTGGGCAAAGTCGATAGCGACCGTATCGCTGTTGATGGCGTCCTGCGCTTGTTTCTCCTTCGCAAGCTGTTTTTGCTTGGCCTCTGCCTGGGCCTGCGAGATGTTCGAGGTGTGCTGCGGTGCATTCGGGCTATTGCCATAGATCGCATCGCGCTGCGCAGCCGTCATCGGCTGTGTCCCGGCGGCCTCTGGGCCGGGGACACTTTGTTCGGCCTGGAGCTGCTGCATCGCAGCGGCCAACTCCTGCTGATGTTGGCGCTCCTCCGCATCCCGTTGTGCCTGTACCTGCTGCTGCGTCGAAAAGCTGTTTACCTGCTGGGCATTCGGCGAAGCGGGGCGCATGGTCATTGAGCTTGCCGGGGCTGCTTTCTTGTTGCCGC includes the following:
- a CDS encoding single-stranded DNA-binding protein; the protein is MYSNKVTLIGFLGNDAEVRTNNDRSLTTLSLATKSSYKKDGKYIEHTEWHRCVVFGKLGEFAATLKKGAHIQVEGELRSRKYDSTKTNTEVTIWEIRVNSILKLDRAQKAAADDDDESTEEEAA
- a CDS encoding CpaF family protein, coding for MSYHLILPFFPEELRALLLDPSISDLMVNGTTGVYADRNGIVEHIPLATPYSNDRLQAAIERVARILGQDLTTQNPILNTRLPDGSRVAVVGAPSSINGPTLTIRKFNRWYTSDELIAAGSLPEPVRDKVIGFINERKNGIISGGTSSGKTTLMKALLDHVPQQERLVVIEQPAELKVSHPNAVRWEAVEAIPGQVGITPSQLLAAALRHRPDRIIMGEIRDECGYDLLQAMNTGHGGTLSTIHAKSAWDALNRLSDLALSARANLNHAFIRSETAEAIDFVLYCERDVTGRRRVRELITVTGYTHADQSFQTEDIYRASAA
- a CDS encoding TrbI/VirB10 family protein; the protein is MTEPNQNPPATVPEQPEAKSPLKKGMPVVIVLVVIIALIGVANVSSLLSGNKKAAPASSMTMRPASPNAQQVNSFSTQQQVQAQRDAEERQHQQELAAAMQQLQAEQSVPGPEAAGTQPMTAAQRDAIYGNSPNAPQHTSNISQAQAEAKQKQLAKEKQAQDAINSDTVAIDFAHAGAAPGAAVPPQAATAVMGEREEARSQTATEVAAGTSSSSASDKPGIVQTTSAKPSKSDSKADPMAEYDFDNYQGRLYRVFEGTVFEGVVTNHIDGGLSGPILVMLTTDYYSHDHQQLLMPQGTRLIGTVQSVGNAQQRKMFVTFHRAVCPDGFSLDFDKYIGLDPLGTTGLATKVDHGYLMAFGAAAAVGGLGGLAQIGNNGSVLTASSQIRSGISEQSATEGEQVLNHFLNRLPVITLKEGSRARVYVGRDILIPSYAQHRVDPTM
- a CDS encoding DNA-primase RepB domain-containing protein, yielding MKEVAQDFLTRCFAPGDTIALLLRNESTAKTQQRIVPLERALAPRYRGWLAHENRNGANLYVAANPLLSGSRKRTKDCIASIRHLYIDIDVNGEARLAALRTSELVPEPNVIVSTSAGKYQVLWRVEDFDFYTQEMTLKLLAMAFHGDISCTDCNRVLRIPGFKNCKYDPAQLVTVQYLSDATYQPDDFHLYVLREACMIPPVPQQPIRRDMQTNSEHDWAWVSRELAHGKEALTLTLELASHRSDKPNPTYYAQRTVDMASARLWLREGTSIADVIAMLESRRQPELPTTLCSARAREIAATAQRMIVRDKIA
- a CDS encoding type IV secretion system protein — encoded protein: MSIAVLAQALPSASSGMDWLYQFTNNLTNLTTQNGGALTQFGWTELSCISLFTLVNMVINWNTSTMTFRLHHHPVRAGDLTHFLLKLIVCSLLLNYWVNPFPGASFGINHFFSYIAQAMVAAFDQHSLDQLLQLLKNAGDGTSMPSFTAPVQILCYVLVQIMLGLASAILFVINCSAFILYGVTALFGPVFVPLLMTQTFKAKFFHFLDVLISFAMIRAVAAAFIYVWAGFMNGFLQQTFNGNYSMDMWIANLIPCLMVFVAFIINMLFIPSMTQSIFGGAAGLASRASDVAGGLATIAVRAGGA
- a CDS encoding VirB8/TrbF family protein, whose product is MSTHTAPVESALTPEQALLTDHIGNEVYASHYAERKAYRLAIGCGTVVLLGSMWLNFSLAHRPIANRYIRIDEMGRAQAIQYSDLNYSPREGEVRTYLTDWANYRYTIGRDTIAKKYPLNYYFLSQTLASQLMTADNANHLVSQVVAGQIETSDVQVKNVTITSMSDETVQGVRIARGTALVAIDRFYSAQNSREPRTEHWMLSITYYLNPKQVSDQARIFPQFETINPLGLTITEFHENRLSVDPIAPGTTTALPALPAMPAAGATR